A region of the Myripristis murdjan chromosome 10, fMyrMur1.1, whole genome shotgun sequence genome:
TGTATCATGGTGTATTGGCGCAACCAGAGTAACTCTGCTGTAGAAATGTATCTCTTGAGATTTATCTCTTGAGTATGTGCTGTATATCATGTTTAGTTTCCATAACTAATACCTGTTGCCTCTGTCATCAAATggcctcttccttttctttcctgccAGTGCCACCTAATGGTTTGGTGGTGTACTGTGGCACCATTGTGACCGAGGAAGGCAAGGAGAAGAAAGTCAACATCGACTTTGAGCCTTTCAAGCCAATCAACACCTCCCTGTACCTTTGTGACAACAAGTTCCACACAGAGGTGAGAGCAGTTGCTCTTTGTCTGTTTGCAAATTTATCTGATGGAGAGTGGaggatttcattttccattctcCCTAATCCATGCTGTGCTTCCCTctcctcacccctcctctccttctctcactctcccaaACCCAGGCACTGACAGCCCTGCTCTCTGACGACAGCAAGTTTGGCTTTATCGTGATCGACGGTAGCGGGGCCCTGTTTGGAACACTGCAGGGCAACACCAGAGAGGTGCTGCACAAATTCACCGTGGACCTGCCCAAGAAGCACGGTAATGATTCAAAATACACAGATCTGCTGGACACTAAACCCACAACTCTTTCATGTTGAAAAAACTAATGAGCTTTTGTGCTCTAAAAGATGCTGACAGCACCActctttttccctgtttttacACATATCAGGGATAATTAGACTGATCAAATGCTGCTTCGTTCTCATAGCGATTCGACACATTTGAACAAGGGAACTCCTGCTAGACCAAAAACTCAAAAGCGTCTTTATTAATTGGCTATTTAATAGTAGAACAACAAACCCTGCCTGACATGTTTTGGCCTGCTGACCTTCATCAGGGCAAAGAATTAGGATAGAGGGTTGGTACTGATATGAATAGGTTCATGggttcatgtgtgcatgtgtgtgtactctgATAACTGGGTGACTAGTTAGGTTGTTTGCTgcacaaagagcaaaaaaagTGTCTACAGGTAAACCAGTACAAGTAAACTGTGTGATATACAACCTCTTACACAAATGCATATTCAATTCAATATCCAAAAAGTAAACAGATCAATTATGCAAAGAATTAaggcaaaactgaaaactgttaGTTACATGAGAATCTGTGTACCTAACATCTGAAAGCTGAATCTGATCATGCAAAAgaacgaagaaaaaaaattagataaGTCGCACACATGATCAATATCAGTCGCATGCTTTGTATTAGTTTGCGGCCCTTAGATTTGTCTGCTAGGGTGCATTTTGGTCATTGCTtgtctcatctttttttcaggCAGAGGAGGACAATCTGCTCTGCGTTTTGCTCGTCTGAGAATGGAGAAGAGACACAACTACGTGAGGAAAGTGGCTGAGACGGCCGTCCAGCTTTTTGTGTCCAACGACAAAGTTAACGTGGCAGGAATGGTCCTGGCTGGCTCTGCCGACTTCAAGACCGAACTCAGCCAATCTGACATGTTTGACccggtaagtgtgtgtgtgttcctctaaAGTGCAATATTTCCAGAAACTGTTGATTGATCAATCTAGCCATCCTCTATTTATGCATGTAAACGTCTTTTCCAAATACAAAAATCCAGAGCGAAGagaatttggaaaaaaacacactaaaaataACCCAACAAGGTAATTTATTGAGCTCAACAAACACTAGGAAAGTAGGAAGTTGTATTTAGTTGTGATTTTGCTAATAAAGTATGCTGTGGATTTTTACATTGGTTGATGTTTCAAAGCTAATACAGAAAACGTCTGAAGAGCATAATTTGTCAAAGAGTTTAAAAAAGACATCAGTCAGAAAGCACAGTCTGGTAGCATAGGTCTGATTAGTGCATTTCCTTTGTCACTAAGACAAGATGTGGACCCAAACTACAAAGGGCAAAAGATGAAATGTTATAGATGCCTGTTGTGACAATAATCCAGACAAGCAACATTTTTCCTATATAGATAAATATTTtcagatggtgtgtgtatgcgtgcctTCTGACTTCAAAAAGTCACACTGAATCTCACAATCCCATATATGTtattaaataaaatctattcAAATCAGGCTTCCTCTATGTTTCTAATACTGTGGATGGAACTACTGGCCCTTATGAAGCCTTATCTGCCTGATCAACTGAGACGCTGGAAGACGGGAACATGAACTGGTTCGCCAGTAATTCCAGCTGGTACCAGAGATGGCAAAGATATCAATTTACCGAGAGAATTTATATTTAGATCTCACAGAATCACTTCTCACGTCTCACAAAACTACACCTAAGCTCAAACTTAGGATAGAATTTAATTTACAGAAAGTAAATtttgttgtatattttgttgctttgaCTGCTGGCTGGCAAAGACTGTGTTTGCAGGACATAAGTATATCACTAGTGCCTCTCTGTGTATCTATCTaaccatctatctgtctatctatcagtGTAGTGTGTTTAAccagttgtgtttctgtgtgtacagAGGTTACAGGCCAAGGTGCTGAAGTTGGTGGATATCTCCTATGGAGGAGAGAATGGTTTCAATCAGGCTATCGAGCTCTCGGCAGAGGTCCTATCCAACGTCAAGTTCATCCAGGAGAAGAAGCTCATAGGTGGGTGTTTATGTCGACGTGTTGGAACAATTTTTGGAATCCTAACAAGTGTGCGGGGAAACAAAATATCTATCtgcctgctgttgttgttttcttgtggtTTTTCTTAAGTCAGAACAGACTAACTGAAGAGTTTTGGTCATTGGGTAAATCAGCCCACATTAACTAGTTTTGCTTGCCtcttgtttggttttatttattttattatcattattattcttgttatgattattatgattgttttcttcctgtccctgtctgGCCCTTTTCCATAGGGCGATACTTTGATGAGATCAGCCAGGACACAGGGAAGTATTGTTTTGGTGTGGAAGACACACTCAAAGCCCTGGAGATGGGAGCGGTGGAGATCCTCATAGTCTATGAGAACTTAGACACCATGCGTTACATTCTACGCGTGCATGGGGCAGAGAGCAACGGTGCTGAGAAcggtacagacacacacaaagagagcacACTGCATGTccaactgcagaaaaaaacatgaagctgCAAAAGCGGTCATGATGCGTTATGAATCTTGGTGTCTCTTTGTTGGCTTTTCAGATGAGAAGACCCTGTATTTAACGCCAGAGCAGGAAAAGGACAAGTCCCACTTCACAGACAAGGAGGTGAGCCAAACATTATCTATGAAGGCACATTGTCGTGTCAGGATTAATT
Encoded here:
- the LOC115366809 gene encoding eukaryotic peptide chain release factor subunit 1, which encodes MADDPSAADRNVEIWKIKKLIKSLEAARGNGTSMISLIIPPKDQISRVAKMLADEFGTASNIKSRVNRLSVLGAITSVQQRLKLYNKVPPNGLVVYCGTIVTEEGKEKKVNIDFEPFKPINTSLYLCDNKFHTEALTALLSDDSKFGFIVIDGSGALFGTLQGNTREVLHKFTVDLPKKHGRGGQSALRFARLRMEKRHNYVRKVAETAVQLFVSNDKVNVAGMVLAGSADFKTELSQSDMFDPRLQAKVLKLVDISYGGENGFNQAIELSAEVLSNVKFIQEKKLIGRYFDEISQDTGKYCFGVEDTLKALEMGAVEILIVYENLDTMRYILRVHGAESNGAENDEKTLYLTPEQEKDKSHFTDKETGQEHELIESMPLLEWFANNYKKFGATLEIVTDKSQEGSQFVKGFGGIGGILRYRVDFQGMEYQGEDDEFFDLDDY